DNA sequence from the Malus sylvestris chromosome 10, drMalSylv7.2, whole genome shotgun sequence genome:
tagatacggagatttacatgtaagttcccgaagaattacatggactgtttcaaatagttccaaaaccacggaacaccctcttaactcgttttgaggcgttcacttatggattgaaaaaTCTGATAAATGTGGTATAcctgtctaagtgattatttgatcagttagggatatgaattatgccttTGCGTATTAaattatgaagtcttattcAAAATTGCTAAAGTTATagtttatgtcgttaacacgaatctcactaagactctggaagagcttgagaaaactaccTCGCacttgaagatggaatttgagatgaaggatcttaggaaaactcatttatgccttgacctgaagttgaagcattgttttTACGGTATTTTGGTTTACCAATCAAACTACACCCTGAatgtgttacctttgagtatacctatgatcgtCCATACATTATAAGCAAataagacccttgaagaggttatggaatccgaaattccatatctgagttcaactttgcgcttcgttgtacttagctcattgtatttaggcAGGACATCTCTTTCactgttgatcttggtaaagatgcagtaccgcgcctacacgcaaccattgaattggtattaaagacgtaccatAAAGGTACTACATGGGCAAATCCCAAAGCATCTCGAGCGGATCCAACCCCCCTGATCCTCGAAACGATGTTTGCCTTGTTGTTATGCTGATGCTaattacttatcaaacccgcacaaggcaaaatccccaaatggttatgtctttagcattagggatatcgcaatatcttggaggtccatgatatgaccttagttgcgaaatcttcaagtcgttccaagactcacctcactttACTACACCACaaatgagacatggttaggagttctgtTGAGCAATTTCGAAGTACTTGTTGTGTTTTCATttatcgttgagtcccaacaacgatccatgaagattatgccgtATGTATCCACCCGActaagccatgatacatcaacgaagtcaacaccaagacatattgcgtatACATCTACATTAGCAAAGcttcaggagattgaagtcatgcaagccgatcccagacaaccttgccgacctctacacgacgtcactgccaaagtcaaccttccagaagcttgtccgaggaattggtatgcctaactattcatatgcaatgcttgtagttctcatttggaagttatgtcaaacttatggggagtatctagaagtataatcacttgatcttaatgtactctttttccctacggttaggagcatttttcccactgggtttttgctacctaactaggttttaacgaggcacccatcctaggctgatcatacccttgtgagctattCTACTTGtgtccaaaagacgtatagttttaacttaatgcaacttctcacttttctcgttaatctatgggtttttctcccaccttgggttttaccatagcgaggttttatgagttttactttttatgcattcttccgttgatttgagactcgcactCACTCATTctgccgacgacttcatcaactatacttGCTTCATCGCTGAAGACCCGATGCatcatttacttgagtatttacacactcaagggtgagtgttgcagtcctattggaatatgaatgtgattgtgtaaatcctagtagatatgggaatgcatcttatattcctattaggagtagattacctattaaatgttgtaatcctaaaaggaaaggtttttacctatcatactactataaataaaggcacaatgaagtggaatagaacacacccacaattacacatttctctcttcttctctttatGTGTCGCaccccttctctctctatggcctccaaaattgttcagtaaattatgcctacaacatataattatttataaaaaaaaaatcataaattagATGGaatgtccttaattggctaATGGAGATAAACACAAGAACAaaattggccaaattgaaaacacatgaaCTAAATTTACCCAATGAGTAAAACATaaggaccattttgacatttaagccaaaaataaaagtagcatttgataaaaaataaaaaaaattaagagtaaTAAAGTGCAAATTTGATGATACATGAAAGTAATAAAGTGAGAATTACTTATACTCATTTATATTGTTTGTTTGAAAATCTAACCGACCCTTGGTCTTTCCAAAcgtctccctccctctctcatcTTCAAATCTGTAGCTTTCTCTTTACtgaaagttttctttttctgcagCAATAGTTATAACGAAAAGCTTAAAAATGCCTTCTCTCTCTGCTTCCGCCTCCCAAACAATAGAAAACGTTCCTTTCCcttgtctttctctctcctcccctcATCTGCCTCGAAATTTAAAACCCCACCCACACCCAGACAGTCTATATATACACTCTCACTCTATATCCGCCAGTAGCCCTGCGTGCTTCTTCTGCTTCCTCACCTTTCATATCGACGAATAAAAGTAACCCCATtccccaactctctctctctctctctctctctctctctctctctcgttatTTCTCTCGTTCTTTCTTGTCTCTGCATTTTAAGCCTTCTACTTTTCTTCTCCCTCACTCTATACTTCCTCTTTCTGTTTTCTGCAAACACAGATTATACAAGCTAACCAAAAGTGagtttttcctttaatttttctccaatcttttgctttcttttctgTTTATTTCTCCATTTGATTTACCAAGTAAAGGATACAACTCCAAATCTTTATTGGGTTCCATTTGGTTTTAGTTTACCAACTGTTTTTTAAACGATTCTTTCAGGAAGAAAAAAACACCACCATTTTCTTGCGCAGCAAACACAAATGGCAGATAAGGACCCGGATATTTGCTCCCACAAGTTCCCTTCTGCTTCTCAGGTACTAGTTTAACCAACCCATGTCGTCAAATTTCCATTACTTTGTCTCTCTGCCTTCAAAcatatactttatttttatttttttacaggTGTTGGAAGAGCTTAGAGAGCTATGGGGGATGGCGTTTCCCATAACGGCCATGAACTGTTTGGTGTTTATCCGAGCCGCGGTGTCAGTCCTATTCCTTGGCAGGCTTGGAAGTCTAGAGCTAGCCGGTGGCGCACTGTCCCTCGGCTTCACCAACATCACCGGATACTCTGTCCTGATGGGACTAGCATCCGGCCTTGAACCTGTTTGCAGCCAAGCATACGGCAACAAGAACTATGAcctcctctccctctccctccagCGCATGGTTTTAATCCTACTCCTGGCCGTAATCCCCATCAGCCTCCTCTGGATTAATCTCCAGCCCATCATGGTTTTCATGGGACAGGACAAGGCCATCACTGCAATGGCCGCCACCTACTGTTTGTATTCTCTCCCGGACTTGTTGACAAACACGGTTTTGCAGCCTCTGAGGGTTTTTTTGAGGTCGCAGAAAGTGACCAAGCCCATGATGTACTGCTCTATGATAGCTGTGGCGTTTCACGTGCCGCTGAAcgtggttttggtggtggtgatgggacTGGGAGTGCCAGGGGTAGCGGTGGCGTCGGTGCTGACGAACCTGAACATGGCCGTGCTGATGGCGGGGTACGTGTGGTGGAGGTGGAGGAAGATGGAGATGAGATGGACAGCTGGGATTGGATATTTGTGCAGTGGGATTGGGCCGTTGGTGAAGCTGGCGGTACCGAGCTGCTTGGGGATATGTTTGGAGTGGTGGTGGTATGAGATTGTGACTGTCATGGCTGGATATCTGCCGAATCCCACTATGGCGGTGGCCGCCACCGGGATTCTTATTCAGACCACTAGCATGATGTACACTGTCCCCTTGGCCCTTTCTGGCTGTGTTTCTGCCAGGGTAAGTTTCCAACTTTCCttccttgtttttattttttatttttttaataagtatatcgatatttttacactagtgGAAGGTGAAGTTCGGCTAAACCATACAATAAGCaaacttaatttggtatcgaattcgccattcacgagattcgaacctaagacctttcatTTTCAAGTGAATAAGAATATCATCAAACCGTAATACTGAATAACAGGATTTAGATTGTTAACCAGTTGAGTTACACACATATATCTATACTGTTTTTTCCCTTGCTTTTTGGTCAACTTGGTctgagaaggaagaaaaaggacaaaattaatcTTAGGTTTAAGTCAATTAAGTGACTAGTTATTAGCACTTCCGAGAAGTCTACATGCATGATTTGCCCTCCCAACACCAATTATAGCATTCGTGGGTCAAATTCAACGAAATTTCTCTATTCAATGTACTAGCTAGTTTTAAATATAATCGATTTCTTTCCTCAATGCTAAAATATGTCTCATCATCCCTTTCTTTTGACAAACGCAAGTTCGAATCTGCATCTCCTACTATACATGTAATTTAACACAATGAGGATTCTAGTGCTATAGCTGCTGTTTTTTTATACTTGAAATTAGTTATTTAGAGTCTAAAGTTGGTTTAAATTTATATGCAACAAAGATTTATGTGAACTTGTATATCTAGTATAGTTAGATTATTGTCGTGTTCGAGTCTCATTTTATGGGTGAACAGTCTCATTGGTCCCACTTAAAACAAGATTCGATGCTCTTATTATAATATTTGCAACATTGCCAAACGCCAAGACAAGTATAATTCACTGTTTGCAGAATAAATTCTCCGATTTTTACGGTGATTCAGAgtattttatattttagaacTTTAATTCTTAAATTCTTACTTAAAGATACAAAAGGATTTAACACTGAgaattttttagtataaaatattTCGAAACATAAGATATCGAGTAGAGATATTCCTACTTTTTGAAGTGGAAATTAATAAGCGCTTATTTTATTGTGAAAGATATGCCGTCATTATCTGTGAAGGGGATTGCATCACTTATATGGAACCAGATAGGTCACACATCCGATATGATATGACAAAATTTGTATAAGACATGCAAGTACTTGTGTTTTGCTACCCAATTCAATTGCCTCCTTTTTTGTTAAAGCTTCCCTCCACTTTCTGCGAGACCATCCAGCACCAGCAGCCCCATTTCTTCCCTTAGATGTATACCATTCACACTACCCATTACAAACAATATCTGGGATTCTGGGTCCCATAAAATATCtgaaaatgttgattttgttAGTGGTATAGTAACGACCACAATCTTATATTCATAATGACATCCATACTCGAGCCTTTGAAATTTCGTCAACAGCTAACAGTTACGTGTGTGTGAACGACTGTTAGTATAGTTTTGCTTcttattataaatatgtttgAATGTGATGTGCACCCATGTTTTGCAAGTTGGGAATGAGCGTGGGAAGCACAATCTTTATATTCACATTTCACAATGACATTTTTATATGAGCCGATATGAGCCGTGCTAGGGCACGGGAGCGTGACTGTCATCCGCTGATAAAATATTATGGGTTCCACTGTTGTCAACGGTTGACAATCACTTACGCAAGCGTTTTGCTTCTTACATGGTTGTTTGAATCTGCATATCTGTTTGCAGGTAGGGAATGAGCTTGGTTGTGGGAAGCCATACAAGGCGAAGTTAGCAGCGATGGTGGCATTGGGATGTGCATTTGTGATCGGCATCATCAACGTGACGTGGACGGTGATTTTAAGAGAGAGGTGGGCaggcctcttcaccaaggacgAGCTCGTCAAAGCCTTGGTTGCATCAGTCATGCCAATCATGGGGCTTTGTGAGTTAGGCAACTGCCCCCAAACCACTGGCTGTGGCATCCTACGTGGCACAGCACGCCCGGCTGTGGGTGCCCGCATTAATTTGGGGTCGTTCTACTTCGTGGGCACCCCTGTGGCGGTCGGACTTGCCTTCTGGCTCAAGGTAGGGTTTGGCGGGCTCTGGTTTGGGCTTTTATCTGCTCAGGTGGCGTGTGCTGTGTCCATTCTGTATGTTGTGGTGGCGAGGACTGATTGGGAGGCAGAGTCTTTGAAGGCAAAGATGCTGACCGGGATAGAAATGGGTGACTGCAAAAACGAAGGACAAGGGCATGAGAAAGATGACGAAGAAAGCAAAGGGTTATTGATGATGAACGGTGGAGATGGTTTTATTTAGAGGTTTTGTGTGGGATCTTTGTCGGAGACTCTACTTTTGTTGACTGTGCTCTAGTAGTTTtaacagttttttattttattttttatgttgacTATTTGGTTGGTTGGATTTTTAAAAGTTAGAGTTTTGATGGGCATTGCAGTTTGCCATGACAACTCGCCCGCCAGGGTCCAGCCAAGTTTAAATATGCCCTACAGTCCtacttttagggtttttttggtCCATAGCAACTGTATTATTTGTGTCTAATTTTCAAAACTCGAGATGGAGAAATTCTTGAGTTTGGTTTCTTGGACAATATCTCTCACGTATGATTACAGACACTAAACAATGGAGCAATCCTAGACAAGATTTACATGGTTGTGCATGTTGCCGTATACAACGGGCGAATAAAAGAGCTTCTCCATGGAGGCCCTGGCCAAAAGTAGAGACTTGGGGAACAAATAATAGTTCATCGGGCATGGGAGATGAGCCATTTACACTTTGGGGGGAGATGGAGTGGAGCCTTCACTCGTTCGTCGCGATAAATATGATGGGAGTATAATTTTTGAGGATCTTATATGATGTGAGAGGAGAGTTCGATTTTTAAAAGCATATGTGGGTGTTCAATTACTACGGTTCAAGATGGATTGAAAATTCCAAATTCTAAATCCGAACATTtccaattttaaaaattttcgaAAAAATTTGGATGGCAATTGGAAATGGTAAGTGCAaatagaggagagagagagagagtggagaggAAAACTCCCtactattatattttaaatatgaagattataatcatatatattatttattcttGCCTAATATTATTTATATCATACACATATAGCGGTCTACAAATAttgtgaaaatttaaaaaataaataaaaattgaacgTTGGATACATAAAAAGTTTACAATTTTTTCAAAGTCTTGCAAAACGTAAGAGATTTGAAATATGTttcgaaatttaaaaaaaaattcctgtaatctaaaattcagaaattgaaactaatatttttatttctagaTGTTAGAACTAATATTTGGTTCCGAAACCTTTTTGGATTGGCATTCGAATGCTTGTTTCTGATCCAATCCTACTGAAAATCACCCCTATCAATTACTTATGGTGTTTTGGGGTAACTTTCTTGGGTGACTTATACATAATTTTTTGAATAGTACACTCACATCTAGAAATATTTATATTAGTACACTCACCATCTAAAGTTGAGATATAATTTATATGACTATACGTATGTAATACAATCACCATATTGTATTAATTACATGTAAGTATTGTAACTGAATACGAATGTGCGAGGGGTTTCTAGCTCAACGGGTCAAGAAATACCAGCATTTACCTTTGTACCCAAAATCTCGAGTTCAATTGCTCCCGCCCCTAGCACATGAGGTGTATTTTCATAACGCGGTTCAATTGATTTGGGTGGTAATAATATTTCGCTTTGGTAAGTTGTTGTGGTTATGAAGCCCACATTTTACATGTACGAAAATGATATTTTATCCCCAAATCAACAAGACCATTCGCTCTTTTAATTCCACTATTTTGTGTAAAGATATTAAACAGATAATTTACGAACAAGTTTGTTAATCAAGTAATCTTAATTTGAGCACAACACAATAACTAATGTAAACCAAGCTACATAAGAAAGCCTTCCAAGATTTGTCATTTCCCAGGTCTTTGGTGAATCGCTAACCCGCAAAAACAGCCAGCAAAGTGGCTATATAGTTTGCTGCTGTACTTACGCATGCAAGAAGAATGATCGGCTAACACAACTGCAAACGAGTTGAAATGTAGGGAAGGAACGATGCTTTGTTCCGAAAACAACCAACTAGAGGGCAGAAAGTCTCCTGCTTGGAACAATTTCTGCCGGCAAACTGAAGTCATCGCTCACCACCATATAGTCGCACTGACAGAACCGAACCCATGTCCTTCGCGATTCCTAGAAAATATaacaagcatgtacttttcagtGCACCAACTAATAAGACAAGAAAGAGCAAATGAAACTCTTTACGCATTTCACTTCAATGACAACTACTACTCAAAAATTTTATGGATTATATGTGCTGTATTATAATTTCGTTATACATATCTTCGAAGCACTTAACTCGAACTTAACTTCTCTATCCGGCCTCAACCACAACTTTAATGTTATAGGGAAGTGAAGAGAAACAATCTGCATTTTCGACCCCTACCATGACAAATTTCCCGAGCTAGAATTCATACCTCAGGAACTACCTTAGCCTTCCAAATCAAAGGACAGGGTTGGAAAGTGGAAGGAGAACTGTCACGTGACTCTAAAATATGATTTGCAcaaacaaaaccccagaagATTATAACTGCTATCTGATACTATTCAGGCATTCTCTTACAAAGACAGCAGAGGAGTGAGTTCCCCAATTGCAGATTCATTTATGTTTCTTTGAAAGCCAAAATCCAGCTCAAAGGAAGAAACTAGCAGATTGACAATATAGCAATAGGCATGGCATGAAAGGCGGAGATCTTTATAAATGACTACACTAAACAAATAAAGTTGATTACCCAACTTTTCTCCCAAACATAACCTTTCCCCATAGCCTGACAGCAAGAAGAAAAGGGACTATAGCATTGGAAAATGTCTTTCTCTAAGAACCCTCTGATGTAAAACCAGTAACAAGACTATGGCACCTGGGGTGGATTTGAAGGGAAGCATAAGTAGGGTTCAAGTGAAGTGAAATAGATGAGCGGGAGAAATAGGTAGACTACATGAGAAGAATAGAAAAACAAACTGATAATCTGTAACAGAAATTAGGGTATGTTTGCTTACAAGGAATGGATACCATTCGTATTCGTGTGTTTACTAACTAGAATAGGTGGGTCCTATTGGTTTTGGGTATGGAAACATGCCCTGAGGAGTGAGGATTGAGATAGAAGGGAAGACACAGAAAGAAGATACTCAGGGAGAAAAATCTGTTTATTCAAACATTTGAGTCTGTCTTCCTGAATAAGAACGTAAGTATTTATAAGGACCTCATCTTTCTTGAAACAGGACACTGAACATGATAAAAAATTGGGAGGTAATAGGTAAAGAGTAAACTAacgaaaacaaaaacagaataAGTAGCAGCCCTAGATAAAAACAACCCTAGTCCATTCTGCATTACCTTTACTACTGATATGGCCTTCCCCACAAAACATTTCTCATTCAATATTCCAGCTCACATGCCCCTTTCCTTGGAATAAGGAAGATAATAAATCAGCAAGATACTTAAAACTGCTGGTATCGAGAATAAACTTCCACCTCTTGAAATCTCTTCCACTCTACAATATACCCTCTACTTTCTCCATCATCAAACTGTAAAAACTGTTTGACCACAGTTTACTTTGCATGTACTTTTAAATTGTTGAGGTGGGATTTTAGGATCAAGGTTTTCCTCAATAAAAGTGTTTTGGGGAAAACACTTTCCcgtatgaaattatgaatatcAACTTTTACAACGACAGTACAACTGGATCTTAAGAAATGAAGGGGAATAAAACGATAAACAAGAAAACAGAAATAACTAGCCAGAAAAAAGGGAACTCATTAAGAGAGGTATAAAAGTTGGAAAGCCATCCTACCATGCCCAATAGATCCACAAGTTGTGAACCCGTTGTCTCATCAAAAGGAGAGCTAAAATAGAGGCATGCATAATGGGAACACTAGGAATGCAATGCTTGTGCTGGGAAATATGTAAAAAGGCCTTTTGGATTTTGATGAAACTTCATCCTGTATGGCaaatgaaaaaggaaaacaaaatataaagatGAAACTAATTTGTAAGTTCCTTGCTTGAAGACATTTATCATgcctcttccttttctttctttctattttaatcgatacaagtttatttatttatgatggAAAATCCAAAGATCCAACAAATGATAATGTAATTTCAGATCAACAAAGCGTATGTGGTCTAGTCATGCCAAGCTCCCAAAGAACTTTTAACTCTTACTGTCAGCAACATGGAAGTACTCTATTGCAGAGTTCCAACCACAGCATCAAAGCTAACAGACTCAGAGATATTGATCGATATTTTGAAGAGTTTACACTCTTTCCCTAACCAAATTTTGTACTAAGCGACAATGTCTTATGTCACTAATCTTTTTCTCAATTACTTTTAGCCATTTTCTTCTACGCACAATCAATATAGATAACTAAAACCATTAAGTTATTATCCATTAGCTATTCCTTTAGTCTTCATGTGCTTCCAAGTGCAAAGTTATAATCAATCACAAAATCATTAAGCAAGTCAAGGTAATTATAAATTTCGAAGCTCATTACAAGGAAGATTTAGAACTTGATACAAACCTATCAAAATGTCGTAGCAGAAAAATTAGCTGAATCTTCTCTAAGCACTAGTGTTCTTCTCTGGTAATGACCTCCCCTTGCTTCGAgataaatttgatcttcctcTTGCATTCTGATGGATATCATGCCTCAAATGAGTTTGTGTTCCTCTAGAAGTTTCCAAATAGACCCCATCTCCGCTCTTACCAGGG
Encoded proteins:
- the LOC126587622 gene encoding protein DETOXIFICATION 54-like, whose product is MADKDPDICSHKFPSASQVLEELRELWGMAFPITAMNCLVFIRAAVSVLFLGRLGSLELAGGALSLGFTNITGYSVLMGLASGLEPVCSQAYGNKNYDLLSLSLQRMVLILLLAVIPISLLWINLQPIMVFMGQDKAITAMAATYCLYSLPDLLTNTVLQPLRVFLRSQKVTKPMMYCSMIAVAFHVPLNVVLVVVMGLGVPGVAVASVLTNLNMAVLMAGYVWWRWRKMEMRWTAGIGYLCSGIGPLVKLAVPSCLGICLEWWWYEIVTVMAGYLPNPTMAVAATGILIQTTSMMYTVPLALSGCVSARVGNELGCGKPYKAKLAAMVALGCAFVIGIINVTWTVILRERWAGLFTKDELVKALVASVMPIMGLCELGNCPQTTGCGILRGTARPAVGARINLGSFYFVGTPVAVGLAFWLKVGFGGLWFGLLSAQVACAVSILYVVVARTDWEAESLKAKMLTGIEMGDCKNEGQGHEKDDEESKGLLMMNGGDGFI